One genomic segment of Deinococcus sp. YIM 134068 includes these proteins:
- a CDS encoding LysR family transcriptional regulator: MELRHLRHFVALAEEEHFGRAAERVFVVQQALSNSIRNLEDEVGVPLVLRTTRRVQLTPAGREFLIGARETLAQAGQTVERARRAARGEVGRLTVGFVGGLAFGGLPEIVRAFREAFPNVSVDLRELTAQEQEAALRGGQIEVGLMLLPVRDPGLDSRPLWRQPLVAALPAGHPLARKRRLRIGDLAGERFVFFPRHLRATYFDQVMRWCAASGFTPNVVQEAIEIPTLLSLVAAGLGVFLPIEFFSRLALPGVVYRPLEDAPVVEIVAVWRREEGQDPTLRAFLTVAREALEKGE; the protein is encoded by the coding sequence ATGGAACTCCGCCACCTGCGCCATTTCGTCGCCCTCGCCGAGGAGGAACACTTCGGGCGGGCCGCCGAGCGCGTGTTCGTGGTGCAGCAGGCCCTGAGCAACTCCATCCGCAACCTGGAGGACGAGGTGGGCGTGCCCCTCGTGCTGCGAACAACTCGGCGCGTGCAACTGACCCCGGCGGGGCGCGAGTTCCTGATCGGGGCGCGGGAGACGCTGGCGCAGGCGGGGCAGACGGTCGAGCGGGCGCGGCGGGCGGCGCGGGGCGAGGTCGGGCGACTGACGGTGGGGTTCGTGGGCGGGCTGGCATTCGGCGGCCTGCCGGAGATCGTGCGGGCTTTCCGGGAGGCTTTCCCCAACGTCTCGGTGGACCTGCGCGAACTCACCGCGCAAGAGCAGGAGGCGGCGTTGCGCGGCGGCCAGATCGAGGTCGGCCTGATGCTGCTGCCCGTGCGCGATCCCGGCCTCGACTCGCGCCCGCTGTGGCGTCAGCCCCTCGTCGCCGCGCTGCCCGCCGGGCATCCGCTGGCCCGCAAACGGCGACTGAGGATCGGGGACCTCGCCGGGGAACGCTTCGTCTTTTTCCCCCGCCACCTGCGCGCCACCTATTTCGATCAGGTCATGCGCTGGTGCGCCGCCTCCGGCTTCACGCCCAACGTCGTGCAGGAGGCCATCGAGATTCCCACCCTCCTCTCGCTCGTCGCGGCGGGCCTCGGCGTCTTCCTGCCCATCGAGTTCTTCAGCCGCCTCGCCCTGCCGGGGGTGGTCTACCGTCCGCTGGAGGACGCCCCCGTGGTGGAGATCGTCGCCGTGTGGCGGCGCGAGGAGGGCCAGGACCCGACGCTGAGGGCCTTCCTGACCGTGGCGCGGGAGGCGCTGGAGAAGGGGGAGTGA
- the uvrB gene encoding excinuclease ABC subunit UvrB, with the protein MLRVKSEFTPSGDQPTAIRSLVDGLESGLRYQTLLGATGTGKTYSMAKVIEETGRPALIMAPNKILTAQLASEFREFFPDSAVEFFISYYDYYQPEAYVPGKDLFIEKDAAINQEIERLRHSTTRNLLTRRDTIVVASVSCIYGLGDPAEYRALNLILKVGDKVSRDDLLGRLVTMQYERNDIELAAGRFRAKGDTIEVWPSYDEQPLRIELWGDDVDRLQIVHPLTGDKLGDLDATVVYPAKHYVSSAGNIERAIVTIQEELDQRLDYFKSVGKLLEAQRIKERTLYDLEMLKVLGYCSGIENYSRHIDGRAIGATPYTMLDYFPDDFITFIDESHVTVPQIGGMANGDRARKQTLVDYGFRLPSAMDNRPLNFAEFSEKTGQTVFVSATPGPYEREVSDSVADQIIRPTGLVDPPVTVRPIQGQIDDLLGRVRERALRGERTLVTTLTKRMSEDLTEYMLEKGVRTRYMHSDIDSVERQVIIRDLRLGHYDVLVGINLLREGLDLPEVSLVAILDADKPGFLRSERALIQTIGRAARNLNGEVILYGDTITPAMNYAMEETRRRREKQTAYNEEHGITPTTVVKGVRNVIRGEETPDEISSENVGDDRDALTAQLTDLELDMWQASEDLDFERAASLRDQIRAIEAKLQGREFKQATVPGQKVRRKGRR; encoded by the coding sequence ATGCTACGGGTCAAGTCGGAATTCACGCCGTCCGGGGACCAGCCGACCGCCATTCGCAGTCTCGTGGACGGGCTGGAGTCGGGGCTGCGCTACCAGACGCTGCTCGGAGCTACGGGCACGGGCAAAACGTACAGCATGGCGAAGGTCATCGAGGAGACGGGCCGCCCCGCCCTCATCATGGCCCCCAACAAGATTCTCACCGCCCAGCTCGCCTCGGAGTTCCGCGAGTTCTTCCCCGATTCGGCGGTGGAGTTTTTCATCTCCTACTACGACTACTACCAGCCCGAGGCCTACGTGCCCGGCAAGGACCTCTTCATCGAGAAGGACGCGGCCATCAACCAGGAGATCGAGCGGCTGCGGCACTCCACGACGCGCAACCTGCTCACCCGGCGGGATACCATCGTGGTGGCGTCGGTGTCGTGCATCTATGGCCTCGGCGACCCCGCCGAGTACCGGGCGCTGAACCTGATCCTGAAGGTCGGCGACAAGGTGAGCCGCGACGACCTGCTGGGCCGCCTCGTCACCATGCAGTACGAGCGCAACGACATCGAATTGGCGGCGGGCCGCTTCCGGGCGAAGGGCGACACGATAGAAGTGTGGCCGAGCTACGACGAGCAGCCGCTGAGGATCGAGCTGTGGGGCGACGACGTGGACCGCCTCCAGATCGTCCACCCGCTGACGGGCGACAAGCTCGGCGACCTCGACGCCACGGTGGTCTATCCCGCCAAGCACTACGTCTCCAGCGCGGGCAACATCGAGCGGGCCATCGTGACGATTCAGGAGGAACTGGACCAGCGCCTCGACTACTTCAAGAGCGTGGGCAAGCTGCTGGAGGCGCAGCGCATCAAGGAGCGCACCCTCTACGACCTGGAGATGCTCAAGGTGCTGGGCTACTGCTCGGGCATCGAGAACTACTCGCGGCACATCGACGGGCGGGCCATCGGTGCCACGCCGTACACCATGCTCGACTACTTCCCGGACGACTTCATCACCTTCATCGACGAGTCGCATGTGACGGTGCCGCAGATTGGCGGCATGGCGAACGGCGACCGGGCGCGCAAACAGACCCTCGTGGACTACGGCTTCCGCCTGCCCTCGGCGATGGACAACCGCCCGCTGAACTTCGCGGAGTTCTCGGAGAAGACCGGGCAGACCGTCTTCGTCTCCGCCACGCCCGGCCCCTACGAGCGCGAGGTCAGCGACTCCGTGGCCGACCAGATCATCCGCCCGACGGGGCTGGTAGACCCGCCCGTGACGGTGCGGCCCATCCAGGGCCAGATCGATGACCTGCTGGGCCGGGTGCGCGAGCGGGCTTTGAGGGGCGAGCGAACGCTGGTCACCACCCTGACTAAGCGCATGTCGGAGGACCTGACCGAGTACATGCTGGAGAAGGGCGTCCGCACCCGCTACATGCACTCGGACATCGACTCGGTGGAGCGTCAGGTCATCATCCGCGACCTGCGGCTGGGGCATTACGACGTGCTGGTGGGCATCAACCTCTTGCGCGAGGGACTGGACCTGCCGGAGGTGTCGCTCGTCGCCATCCTCGACGCGGACAAGCCGGGCTTCCTGAGAAGTGAGCGGGCGTTGATTCAGACCATCGGGCGGGCGGCGCGCAACCTGAACGGCGAAGTCATCCTGTACGGAGACACGATCACGCCCGCGATGAATTACGCGATGGAGGAAACCCGCCGCCGCCGCGAGAAGCAGACCGCCTACAACGAGGAACACGGCATCACGCCCACCACGGTCGTCAAGGGAGTCCGCAACGTGATTCGCGGCGAGGAGACGCCCGACGAGATCAGCTCCGAGAACGTGGGCGACGACCGCGACGCGCTGACCGCCCAGCTCACCGACCTCGAACTCGACATGTGGCAGGCGTCCGAGGACCTCGACTTCGAGCGCGCGGCCTCCCTGCGCGACCAGATTCGCGCCATCGAGGCCAAGTTGCAGGGCAGGGAGTTCAAGCAGGCGACGGTGCCGGGGCAGAAGGTGCGGAGGAAGGGGCGGCGGTAG
- a CDS encoding dienelactone hydrolase family protein yields the protein MSNDYRQDLFRYVAEEFAEDYREGELPRREFLRRSVLLGGSVLGARALLASLGVMGISAAELAEAQTAPPQNEPATSSYQVAPDDPSIEAAPVAYEALGRTNFAYLARPRGVASAPIVMVIHENRGLQPHIQDVARRVAKAGFIALAPDFVSSEGGTARFTDTAQISAFIARTPAETHAAHGLEAVKFLKAQPGAQVERFGMLGFCWGGGMTWRMSTLLPDLKAAIPYYGPSPSFEDIPKIRAAVLGIYGGRDARITSNAPATREALAAANVRHEFLIYPGANHAFHNDTGQNYKRDAAENAWATTLVWLRGNL from the coding sequence ATGAGCAACGACTACCGGCAGGACCTGTTCCGCTATGTGGCCGAGGAGTTCGCCGAGGATTACCGCGAGGGAGAGCTGCCCCGCCGCGAGTTCCTGCGCCGGAGCGTGCTGCTGGGCGGCTCGGTCCTCGGCGCGCGGGCGCTGCTCGCGTCCCTGGGCGTGATGGGCATCAGCGCCGCCGAACTGGCCGAGGCGCAGACAGCCCCACCCCAGAACGAACCCGCCACCAGCAGCTATCAGGTGGCACCCGACGATCCCAGCATCGAGGCCGCGCCCGTGGCCTACGAGGCGTTGGGGCGGACCAACTTCGCCTACCTCGCCCGTCCCCGTGGCGTGGCGAGTGCGCCCATCGTCATGGTCATCCACGAGAACCGGGGCCTCCAGCCGCACATTCAGGACGTGGCCCGGCGGGTCGCCAAGGCGGGCTTCATCGCGCTCGCGCCCGATTTCGTCTCGTCGGAGGGGGGGACGGCGCGGTTCACCGATACCGCCCAGATTTCCGCCTTCATCGCTCGCACGCCCGCCGAGACGCACGCCGCGCACGGGCTGGAGGCCGTGAAGTTCCTCAAGGCGCAGCCCGGCGCGCAGGTCGAACGCTTCGGGATGCTGGGCTTCTGCTGGGGTGGGGGCATGACGTGGCGCATGTCCACGCTGCTGCCGGACCTCAAGGCCGCCATCCCCTACTACGGGCCGTCCCCCTCCTTCGAGGACATTCCCAAGATCAGGGCCGCCGTGCTGGGCATCTACGGGGGGCGCGACGCCCGCATCACCTCCAACGCCCCGGCGACGAGGGAGGCACTCGCGGCGGCGAACGTGCGGCACGAGTTCCTGATCTATCCGGGGGCCAACCACGCCTTCCACAACGACACCGGGCAGAATTACAAGCGCGACGCGGCGGAGAACGCCTGGGCGACGACGCTGGTGTGGCTGCGGGGGAACTTGTAG
- a CDS encoding Uma2 family endonuclease, with protein MDYLRTERESSFRREYVGGFWYGPHGEAADEDGASAGHGLIKTNLLGTLYPTCRGLGFRLFSSQFKLHIAEKAAFYSPDVMGCLDAPEDDSYATSPCLLAEIVSERSEWTDRHAKYHAYTSIPSLQTYLIVEQDERRVYAYEREGGEWELQELAGRGSVHISCLGRTLSLDDIYAWVL; from the coding sequence GTGGACTATCTGCGGACGGAGCGTGAAAGCTCCTTCCGGCGGGAGTATGTGGGCGGCTTCTGGTACGGGCCTCACGGCGAGGCGGCGGACGAGGACGGCGCGAGCGCGGGGCACGGCCTCATCAAGACCAACCTGTTGGGCACGCTGTATCCGACATGCCGGGGCCTGGGCTTCCGCCTCTTCTCCTCCCAGTTCAAGCTTCATATCGCCGAAAAGGCTGCGTTCTACTCCCCCGACGTGATGGGCTGCCTGGACGCACCCGAGGACGACTCTTACGCCACCTCGCCCTGCCTCCTTGCCGAGATCGTCTCGGAACGGTCGGAATGGACCGATAGACACGCCAAATATCACGCCTATACGTCCATCCCCAGTCTCCAGACCTACCTGATCGTCGAGCAGGACGAGCGGCGTGTCTATGCCTACGAGCGCGAGGGCGGCGAGTGGGAGCTTCAGGAACTCGCCGGGCGGGGCAGCGTCCACATCTCATGTCTGGGACGGACGCTCTCACTGGACGATATCTACGCCTGGGTCCTCTGA
- a CDS encoding putative dsRNA-binding protein produces MTAMNPKGDLIARLTALGLGTPTFDATAEGPPHERTFHVTVSAAGRTLGEGEGRSKRDAERAAAEAALATLDSGPNAAERGEPEASGRWPIYSHVLAEALEVALDLADDDAELDDVRRDAARLYRGLLADLGHGPEGG; encoded by the coding sequence ATGACGGCCATGAATCCTAAGGGGGACCTGATCGCACGGCTGACGGCGCTGGGTCTGGGCACGCCGACCTTCGACGCGACGGCGGAGGGACCGCCCCACGAGCGCACCTTCCACGTCACCGTCTCGGCGGCGGGGCGCACGCTCGGCGAGGGCGAGGGCCGCTCCAAGCGCGACGCGGAGAGGGCGGCGGCGGAGGCGGCCCTGGCAACGCTGGACAGCGGGCCGAACGCCGCAGAGAGGGGGGAGCCGGAGGCGAGCGGCAGATGGCCGATCTACTCGCATGTTCTGGCCGAGGCGCTGGAGGTGGCCCTCGACCTCGCGGACGACGATGCGGAACTGGACGACGTGCGCCGGGACGCCGCGCGGCTGTACCGGGGGCTGCTCGCCGACCTCGGGCACGGGCCGGAGGGGGGGTGA
- a CDS encoding HAD family hydrolase, producing MSLTLPARPAGVLFDMDGVLTSNNPWHRQAWQEVAAELLGLTLTDHDLDTKVDGGRNPEIIERLTGQVPDEELALRFHHAKEGRYRDLARGNLREVVGLGEYLDALETRGIPFALVTSADAVNVEFGMEALGFGHRFGPRILGEHVTRGKPHPEPFERGAALLGLDPRACLAHEDAVNGVRSAVGAGCTVVALTTTAPSTSLIAAGAALTVPDFTSWREWLEE from the coding sequence TTGAGCCTCACCCTCCCCGCCCGACCTGCGGGCGTGCTGTTCGACATGGACGGCGTGCTGACCTCCAACAATCCCTGGCACCGTCAGGCGTGGCAGGAGGTCGCCGCCGAGCTGCTGGGCCTGACCCTCACCGACCACGACCTCGACACGAAGGTGGACGGCGGGCGCAATCCCGAGATCATCGAGCGGCTGACCGGACAGGTGCCGGACGAGGAATTGGCCCTGCGCTTCCACCACGCCAAGGAGGGCCGCTACCGCGACCTGGCACGCGGCAATCTGCGCGAGGTCGTGGGGCTGGGCGAGTACCTGGACGCGCTGGAGACACGCGGCATCCCCTTCGCCCTCGTCACGAGCGCGGACGCCGTGAACGTGGAGTTCGGGATGGAGGCGCTCGGCTTCGGCCACCGCTTCGGGCCGCGTATCCTGGGCGAACACGTCACGCGCGGCAAGCCCCACCCCGAACCCTTCGAGCGCGGGGCGGCGCTGCTCGGCCTCGACCCCCGCGCCTGCCTCGCCCACGAGGACGCCGTGAACGGGGTGAGGAGCGCGGTGGGGGCAGGTTGCACGGTCGTGGCGTTGACGACCACCGCGCCCTCCACCTCCTTGATTGCGGCGGGGGCGGCGCTGACGGTGCCGGATTTCACGAGTTGGCGGGAATGGCTGGAGGAGTGA
- a CDS encoding YraN family protein, which produces MKGADAEDRAAAHLALLGREVVARNYRIPGGEIDLITREGETLVFTEVRQRKNARHGSAAESVTARKLALMHRAALTYLTREHGRDDLPCRLEVLTIDGPAATGTVTLIPLDGA; this is translated from the coding sequence ATGAAAGGAGCCGATGCCGAGGACCGCGCCGCCGCCCACCTCGCCTTGCTAGGGCGGGAGGTCGTGGCGCGCAACTACCGCATTCCGGGCGGGGAGATCGACCTCATCACCCGCGAGGGCGAGACGCTCGTCTTCACCGAGGTCCGGCAGAGGAAAAACGCCCGACATGGCAGCGCCGCCGAGAGCGTGACTGCGCGCAAGCTCGCGCTGATGCACCGCGCCGCCCTCACGTACCTGACGCGCGAGCATGGCCGCGACGACCTCCCCTGCCGCCTGGAGGTGCTGACCATCGACGGACCGGCGGCGACGGGAACGGTCACGCTTATTCCGTTGGACGGGGCGTAG
- a CDS encoding hydroxyacid-oxoacid transhydrogenase encodes MTLADHETIFTIEATPVKFGPGAAREAGWELARLGVRRAFVVVDPHVRSCGVADPVLESLRASGADLMEWDDVETEPGLDALNRAVRAAREANADGFVALGGGSAIDTAKVANLLATHGGEIMDYVNPPVGGGRKPPGPLRPLLAIPTTSGSGSEATTVAILDLPHLGIKTGISHRALRPTQALVDPELTRTAPGAVVAAAGLDVVCHAAESFLSRPYTSRPRPASADERPPYQGSNPVADLWSAQAIRYGGEYLRRAVEGGDDVEARGFMMLGATMAGVGFGSAGVHIPHACAYPLAGRRHVYRHPGYPGEKVFVPHGFSVIVTAPAAFRFTFDAAPARHLQAASFLTGEEYDPDDREALPRALTALMRDVGAPSGIRELGYDEADIPALVDGAMKQQRLLAVAPKMPSADDLARIFLESLRNW; translated from the coding sequence ATGACACTGGCCGACCACGAGACGATCTTCACCATCGAGGCCACGCCCGTGAAATTTGGGCCGGGGGCCGCGCGGGAGGCGGGGTGGGAACTCGCCCGGCTGGGGGTGCGCCGCGCCTTCGTGGTCGTGGACCCTCACGTGCGGTCGTGTGGCGTGGCGGACCCCGTGCTGGAGAGCCTGCGCGCCTCCGGGGCCGATCTCATGGAGTGGGACGACGTGGAGACGGAGCCGGGGCTGGACGCCCTGAACCGCGCCGTGCGGGCCGCGCGGGAGGCGAACGCGGACGGCTTCGTGGCCCTCGGCGGGGGGAGTGCCATCGACACGGCGAAGGTGGCGAACCTCCTCGCCACGCACGGCGGCGAGATCATGGATTACGTAAATCCACCCGTCGGCGGGGGACGCAAACCGCCCGGACCCCTGCGTCCCCTCCTCGCCATCCCGACGACCTCCGGCTCGGGGTCGGAGGCGACGACCGTGGCGATTCTCGACCTTCCGCACCTCGGCATCAAGACGGGCATCAGCCACCGGGCGCTCCGGCCCACGCAGGCCCTCGTGGACCCCGAACTCACCCGCACAGCACCGGGGGCCGTGGTCGCCGCCGCCGGACTGGACGTGGTGTGTCACGCTGCCGAGAGCTTCCTGAGCCGCCCGTATACCAGCCGCCCCCGCCCCGCCAGCGCGGACGAGCGCCCGCCCTATCAGGGCAGCAACCCGGTGGCGGACCTGTGGTCGGCGCAGGCCATCCGCTACGGCGGCGAGTACCTGCGCCGGGCCGTCGAGGGCGGCGACGATGTGGAGGCGCGCGGCTTCATGATGCTCGGCGCGACGATGGCGGGCGTGGGGTTCGGTTCGGCAGGCGTCCACATTCCGCACGCCTGCGCGTACCCGCTCGCCGGGCGGCGGCACGTCTACCGCCATCCGGGCTACCCCGGCGAAAAGGTCTTCGTGCCCCACGGCTTCTCCGTGATCGTGACCGCCCCCGCCGCCTTCCGCTTCACCTTCGACGCGGCCCCGGCAAGGCACCTTCAGGCCGCGAGTTTCCTGACGGGCGAGGAGTACGACCCCGACGACCGCGAGGCGTTGCCCCGTGCCCTGACCGCTCTCATGCGCGACGTGGGCGCTCCCAGCGGTATCCGCGAACTCGGCTACGACGAGGCCGATATTCCCGCTCTCGTGGACGGTGCCATGAAGCAACAACGCCTCCTCGCCGTCGCGCCGAAGATGCCGAGTGCCGACGATCTGGCGCGGATATTCCTTGAGTCGCTGAGGAATTGGTAA
- a CDS encoding transglycosylase domain-containing protein — protein MRFFTGLGVLLLLGTAGAGGLWWMWGRDLPSVQDLDVLEFSGQTRVYDRTGALVGTLTPTLGSGEGVNRNLLRLDQISPPLQKAIVTSEDRRFFEHHGVDYIGIARGLLKGLLQNDLEGGSSITQQVVKNTLLADLKSARTAERKFKEAILAYQLERNFSKQQILNAYLNVIYWGDGGRSDIIGAETAARAYFRKSAAQLNLAESVYLTTIVPAPNKRYKDFKAYRPLMRSLLDRMVEDGRVTRAQANEAWRTPIYPAGWRIGWNADGTVRSAVLERPERIQENMPPPPVQSAFHYLQAVERELIPAIGRKALYGGGKVFTGMDLTAQRSAEQASLNARLPDGATLGIALVNPANGEALALVGQKLTGGRPGDWNNATQARRQVGSSIKPLLYTLALERGWKQSDTVLDSPIGGDYQPQNYDGRWTGRYVTMRYALDHSLNLPTVRIAQELGLKSFEAKLRELGLTPPPNAGLPLSIGTLEASPLQMAAAYASFANGGLYYAPSLVRRVEDGRGQVLYTRPAPQAKRVWDVRTAWLGLDMIRGVVNDLTVYQGGLATRAQIPGWDVGGKTGTTNDVKDLWFAGVTPLVSGAVWVGKQAGGALPNWAYSGEIPTPVWQQAVAGALAGRPRQTFAEPGGITYRVVRQVEMAFREEEADREQVARDGSGNSGGGFFGGRRDPTPAPVPEPQPEVVTETPASEPTPEPLPEEVPVSEIPTEPPVEEGFTGEQGTEITPPEDIPTAEQPDPLPEVPIAPVEEPVVPEPVETPEPAPIEPEPLPEPLPEENIAPEYELPEPPADSYQEGGEPSGVQELPPVF, from the coding sequence GGTTTTTCACTGGCCTGGGTGTGCTGCTCCTGCTGGGAACGGCGGGCGCGGGCGGCCTGTGGTGGATGTGGGGGCGCGACCTGCCGAGCGTGCAGGACCTCGACGTGCTGGAGTTCAGCGGGCAGACGCGCGTGTACGACCGGACGGGGGCGCTCGTCGGCACGCTGACGCCGACGCTGGGCAGCGGGGAAGGTGTCAACCGCAACCTGTTGCGCCTGGATCAGATCAGCCCGCCCTTGCAGAAGGCCATCGTGACGAGCGAGGACCGCCGCTTCTTCGAGCACCACGGAGTCGATTACATCGGCATCGCGCGCGGGCTGCTCAAGGGATTGCTCCAGAACGACCTGGAGGGCGGAAGTTCCATCACGCAGCAGGTCGTGAAGAACACGCTGCTCGCCGACCTGAAGAGTGCGCGCACGGCGGAGCGCAAGTTCAAGGAGGCGATCCTCGCCTACCAGCTTGAGCGCAACTTCAGCAAGCAGCAGATTCTGAACGCCTACCTCAACGTCATCTACTGGGGCGATGGGGGCCGCAGCGACATCATCGGGGCGGAGACGGCGGCGCGTGCGTACTTCAGGAAGAGTGCGGCGCAGCTCAACCTCGCCGAGAGCGTCTACCTCACGACCATCGTGCCCGCGCCCAACAAGCGGTACAAGGACTTCAAGGCGTACCGCCCCCTGATGCGGAGCCTGCTCGACCGCATGGTGGAGGACGGGCGCGTGACGCGGGCGCAGGCGAACGAGGCGTGGCGCACCCCGATCTACCCGGCGGGCTGGCGCATCGGCTGGAATGCGGACGGCACTGTGCGCTCCGCCGTGCTGGAGCGGCCCGAGCGCATTCAGGAGAACATGCCGCCCCCGCCCGTGCAGTCGGCCTTCCACTACCTTCAAGCGGTGGAGCGCGAACTGATTCCCGCCATCGGGCGCAAGGCGCTGTACGGCGGCGGCAAGGTCTTCACCGGAATGGACCTCACGGCGCAGCGGAGTGCCGAACAGGCGAGTCTAAACGCCCGCTTGCCCGACGGGGCGACGCTCGGCATCGCGCTCGTCAACCCGGCGAACGGTGAGGCACTGGCCCTCGTCGGGCAGAAGCTCACGGGCGGGCGGCCCGGCGATTGGAACAACGCGACCCAGGCGCGGCGGCAGGTCGGCTCCTCCATCAAGCCGCTGCTCTACACCCTCGCGCTGGAGCGGGGCTGGAAGCAGAGCGACACGGTACTCGATTCACCCATCGGGGGCGACTACCAGCCGCAGAACTACGACGGGCGCTGGACGGGCCGTTACGTCACGATGCGGTACGCGCTCGACCACAGCCTCAACCTCCCCACCGTCCGCATCGCGCAGGAACTCGGGCTGAAGAGCTTCGAGGCCAAGTTGCGCGAGCTGGGCCTGACCCCGCCGCCGAACGCGGGCCTGCCGCTGAGCATCGGGACGTTGGAGGCGAGTCCGCTCCAGATGGCCGCCGCCTACGCCTCCTTTGCCAACGGGGGGCTGTACTACGCGCCGAGCCTCGTGCGCCGGGTGGAGGACGGGCGGGGACAGGTCCTCTACACCCGGCCCGCGCCGCAGGCCAAGCGGGTGTGGGACGTGCGGACGGCGTGGCTGGGGCTGGACATGATTCGGGGCGTGGTGAACGACCTCACCGTTTATCAGGGCGGCCTCGCCACCCGCGCGCAGATTCCCGGCTGGGACGTGGGCGGCAAGACGGGCACCACGAACGACGTGAAGGACCTGTGGTTCGCGGGCGTGACGCCCCTCGTGAGTGGGGCCGTCTGGGTCGGCAAGCAAGCGGGCGGCGCGCTGCCGAACTGGGCCTACAGCGGCGAGATTCCCACCCCGGTGTGGCAACAGGCGGTGGCGGGTGCGCTGGCGGGTCGGCCCCGGCAGACCTTCGCCGAGCCGGGCGGCATCACCTACCGGGTGGTCCGTCAGGTGGAGATGGCCTTCCGAGAGGAGGAAGCCGACCGGGAACAGGTCGCGCGGGACGGCAGCGGGAACAGTGGCGGTGGTTTCTTCGGCGGACGGCGCGACCCGACCCCAGCCCCCGTCCCCGAACCTCAACCCGAGGTCGTGACGGAGACGCCCGCATCGGAACCGACCCCCGAACCTCTCCCGGAAGAAGTTCCTGTCAGTGAAATTCCCACTGAGCCTCCCGTGGAGGAGGGCTTCACGGGCGAGCAGGGCACCGAGATCACGCCCCCCGAGGACATCCCCACCGCCGAGCAGCCCGACCCGCTGCCGGAAGTGCCCATCGCGCCCGTTGAGGAACCTGTCGTCCCCGAACCCGTGGAGACGCCGGAGCCTGCGCCCATCGAGCCGGAGCCGCTGCCCGAACCCCTGCCCGAGGAGAACATCGCGCCGGAATACGAGCTGCCCGAGCCGCCCGCTGACTCCTATCAGGAGGGCGGCGAGCCGAGCGGCGTGCAGGAGCTTCCGCCCGTCTTCTGA